The following proteins are co-located in the Microbacterium sp. SORGH_AS_0888 genome:
- a CDS encoding NAD(P)-binding domain-containing protein, with translation MSARSVDVVVIGAGQAGLSAAYHLRRRGFVPSVDGADASEGTFVVLDQNPAPGGAWQHRWASLRMATVNGIHELPGMPVPPADPAAASRDALPPYFAAYEDRFDLRVRRPVTVRAVRREGERLLVETDAAGSWAARYAINATGTWTAPYLPAVPGASSFRGRQLHVHDYVDARELAGQRVVIVGAGISAVQLLDEISHVAETFWVTRAPVDITDEAFDEAARIAAIAGAEDRARQGLPVGSVISVTGQHWTPWARSAQERGVLVRHPMFVRIEPDGVRMPDGTLEPADVILWATGFRPAIRHLAPLRLRTAAGGIRVAHGRSIDEPRLFLIGYGPSQSTVGANRAGRDAVRAIVAERAAT, from the coding sequence GTGAGCGCTCGATCGGTGGATGTCGTCGTCATCGGCGCCGGGCAGGCCGGGCTCTCGGCCGCGTACCACCTGCGGCGGCGCGGCTTCGTGCCGTCCGTCGACGGAGCCGATGCGTCGGAGGGGACCTTCGTCGTCCTGGACCAGAACCCCGCGCCGGGCGGTGCGTGGCAGCACCGGTGGGCGTCGTTGCGCATGGCGACGGTCAACGGCATCCACGAGCTGCCGGGAATGCCCGTGCCCCCGGCCGACCCCGCCGCCGCCAGCCGTGACGCGCTGCCGCCGTACTTCGCCGCCTACGAGGATCGGTTCGATCTCCGGGTGCGTCGGCCCGTGACGGTGCGCGCCGTCCGGCGCGAGGGGGAACGACTGCTCGTGGAGACGGATGCCGCGGGCTCCTGGGCCGCCCGCTACGCCATCAACGCGACCGGCACGTGGACGGCCCCGTACCTGCCCGCCGTCCCGGGCGCGTCGTCGTTCCGCGGCCGTCAGCTGCACGTGCACGACTATGTCGATGCCCGGGAGCTCGCCGGGCAACGGGTCGTCATCGTCGGCGCGGGCATCTCGGCCGTGCAGCTGCTCGACGAGATCTCGCACGTGGCCGAGACCTTCTGGGTCACCCGTGCTCCCGTCGACATCACCGACGAGGCCTTCGACGAGGCCGCGCGCATCGCGGCGATCGCCGGGGCGGAGGACCGGGCACGGCAGGGCCTGCCCGTCGGCAGCGTCATCTCCGTCACCGGTCAGCACTGGACGCCGTGGGCCCGGAGCGCGCAGGAGCGCGGCGTGCTGGTGCGGCATCCGATGTTCGTCCGGATCGAGCCGGACGGGGTGCGGATGCCCGACGGCACGCTCGAACCCGCCGACGTCATCCTCTGGGCGACCGGGTTCCGGCCCGCGATCCGCCACCTTGCGCCGCTCCGGCTCCGGACGGCCGCCGGCGGCATCCGCGTCGCCCATGGCCGCTCGATCGACGAGCCGCGCCTGTTCCTCATCGGCTACGGCCCCTCGCAGTCGACCGTGGGCGCCAATCGTGCCGGTCGCGACGCCGTCCGCGCGATCGTGGCCGAACGCGCTGCCACCTGA
- a CDS encoding MetQ/NlpA family ABC transporter substrate-binding protein, translating to MSTIRKPLIAAAAAAALALVLTACAGTSSTPAASGDGLGTIKVGALQTPAGDILNHIAENGAKELGLTIEFVPFTDYNTPNSALADGSIDANLFQNATFLNNFNSKTGSNLVSVGEAYLPTAAFYSQKITDIKQLADGASIAIPNDPTNEGRALKMLASSGLITVTDNVSDLSGVTANPHNFQFKEIENATLPQALPDVDAAFVTITFALPAGLTSKQAILIEGTDSPYYNVLATRPELANDPRITALYTLLTSEETAAFEKDTWGGLVVPVTK from the coding sequence ATGTCCACCATTCGCAAACCCCTGATCGCGGCGGCCGCGGCGGCCGCCCTCGCCCTCGTCCTGACCGCGTGCGCAGGCACGTCGTCGACGCCGGCCGCCTCCGGCGACGGGCTGGGCACGATCAAGGTCGGTGCCCTCCAGACTCCGGCCGGCGACATCCTGAACCACATCGCCGAGAACGGCGCCAAGGAGCTCGGGCTGACGATCGAGTTCGTGCCCTTCACCGACTACAACACGCCCAACTCGGCGCTCGCGGACGGCTCGATCGACGCGAACCTGTTCCAGAACGCGACGTTCCTGAACAACTTCAACAGCAAGACGGGCTCGAACCTGGTGAGCGTCGGCGAGGCGTACCTGCCCACGGCCGCGTTCTACTCGCAGAAGATCACCGACATCAAGCAGCTCGCGGACGGCGCCTCCATCGCGATCCCCAACGACCCCACGAACGAGGGACGCGCCCTGAAGATGCTCGCCTCGTCGGGGCTCATCACGGTGACCGACAACGTCTCCGACCTCAGCGGCGTGACCGCGAACCCGCACAACTTCCAGTTCAAGGAGATCGAGAACGCGACGCTCCCGCAGGCGCTGCCCGACGTCGACGCCGCGTTCGTGACGATCACCTTCGCCCTGCCGGCGGGCCTCACCTCGAAGCAGGCGATCCTCATCGAGGGGACCGACAGCCCGTACTACAACGTGCTGGCCACCCGTCCGGAGCTCGCCAACGACCCGCGCATCACGGCCCTCTACACGCTGCTGACCTCCGAGGAGACCGCGGCGTTCGAGAAGGACACCTGGGGCGGCCTGGTCGTCCCCGTCACGAAGTAG
- a CDS encoding DUF5979 domain-containing protein, producing the protein MTIANTFTAGTLSVTKTVSGTAASDHVDDVFGVSLACTWYGAAFAIPGGADRDLTVATPVVYTDLPTDAQCVLTETRTGNANQVTVTSDHALLTAGASVTIAADTTLGINVDNRFDKPLAATGVNGRAVTLVGALGLIAMLGGILLFLGRRRRRA; encoded by the coding sequence ATGACGATCGCGAACACGTTCACGGCCGGCACCCTTTCGGTCACGAAGACCGTGTCGGGCACGGCCGCGTCCGACCACGTGGACGACGTCTTCGGCGTGAGCCTGGCGTGCACCTGGTACGGCGCGGCGTTCGCGATCCCGGGCGGCGCGGACCGCGACCTCACGGTGGCGACGCCTGTCGTCTACACGGATCTGCCGACCGACGCCCAGTGCGTGCTCACCGAGACGCGCACCGGCAACGCGAACCAGGTGACCGTCACCTCGGACCACGCCCTGCTCACGGCCGGGGCGAGCGTGACGATCGCCGCTGACACGACCCTCGGGATCAACGTCGACAATCGGTTCGACAAGCCGCTGGCCGCCACGGGCGTGAACGGTCGCGCGGTCACGCTCGTCGGAGCCCTGGGCCTCATCGCGATGCTGGGCGGCATCCTGCTGTTCCTCGGTCGCCGCCGTCGGCGGGCCTGA